A single window of Anomaloglossus baeobatrachus isolate aAnoBae1 chromosome 9, aAnoBae1.hap1, whole genome shotgun sequence DNA harbors:
- the MECP2 gene encoding methyl-CpG-binding protein 2 has translation MAAAPSGEERLEEKTEDLDQKDKPPKLRKVKKDKKNDDDKPEEGHPSAEEPGEEGKAEVPESTEAAPVVPAEASASPKQRRSVIRDRGPMYEDPTLPEGWTRKLKQRKSGRSAGKYDVYLINPTGKAFRSKVELIAYFEKVGDTTLDPNDFDFTVTGRGSPSRREQKQPKKPKAPKPVGTGRGRGRPKGSVKAKPAVKLEGVQVKRVVEKTPGKLLVKMPFSENKEESDATTSEQVLVIKRPGRKRKLDTDPAAAPKKRGRKPGSVIAAAAAAAEAAKKKAIKESSIRPLLETVLPIKKRKTRETVSLDVIDTETPEYPSTVLDKSVKIPKPAKSPESKSRSMLPKMEQLHHHHHHHHHHYHSESKASTTNPEPETSKDIIISAPEPQDLSVKICKDEKIPENDGCAQEPPKTQPADKCRNRGDGERKDIVSSPVQRPTREEAVDTRTPVTERVS, from the exons GGAGGAAAAGACAGAAGATTTAGACCAGAAAGATAAACCACCAAAACTCAGGAAAGTTAAAAAGGATAAAAAGAATGATGACGACAAACCTGAAGAAGGACATCCATCAGCGGAGGAGCCCGGCGAAGAGGGAAAAGCAGAGGTACCAGAAAGTACCGAAGCTGCACCCGTGGTGCCTGCTGAAGCCTCTGCCTCCCCAAAGCAACGGCGCTCTGTTATTAGAGATAGGGGGCCCATGTATGAAGACCCCACTCTTCCCGAGGGCTGGACAAGAAAACTGAAACAAAGAAAGTCCGGGCGATCTGCCGGAAAATATGACgtctatttaataaa CCCAACTGGTAAAGCTTTTCGGTCGAAAGTTGAGCTTATTGCATACTTCGAAAAGGTAGGAGACACAACCCTTGATCCAAATGATTTTGACTTCACGGTAACCGGGAGAGGCAGTCCATCTCGGAGGGAGCAAAAACAGCCGAAAAAACCCAAAGCTCCCAAGCCTGTCGGAACGGGTAGAGGAAGAGGAAGACCCAAAGGAAGTGTGAAAGCTAAGCCAGCTGTGAAATTAGAGGGGGTTCAGGTTAAACGGGTGGTGGAAAAGACTCCGGGGAAGCTATTGGTGAAGATGCCTTTTTCAGAAAATAAGGAAGAATCGGATGCAACAACATCAGAGCAAGTCCTTGTTATCAAACGTCCAGGCCGTAAAAGAAAATTAGATACAGACCCAGCCGCCGCTCCGAAAAAACGGGGCCGTAAGCCAGGCAGCGTCATCGCtgcggctgcagcggcggcagaggcCGCGAAGAAAAAAGCAATCAAAGAGTCTTCCATCAGGCCGCTTTTAGAGACCGTATTACCAATTAAGAAACGCAAGACCCGGGAAACTGTGAGTCTGGATGTTATAGACACAGAGACCCCGGAATATCCTTCCACCGTTCTAGACAAAAGTGTTAAAATACCCAAGCCTGCAAAAAGCCCAGAAAGCAAGAGCAGGAGCATGTTACCGAAAATGGAGCAGttgcaccaccaccatcatcaccaccatcaccactaCCACTCCGAATCGAAAGCATCCACCACCAACCCGGAGCCAGAGACTTCAAAGGACATCATCATAAGTGCCCCCGAGCCCCAGGACTTAAGTGTCAAAATCTGCAAAGACGAGAAAATCCCAGAAAATGACGGATGTGCTCAGGAGCCACCTAAGACTCAGCCCGCAGATAAGTGCAGAAACCGGGGGGACGGCGAACGAAAAGACATTGTTTCTTCACCCGTACAAAGGCCGACCAGGGAGGAAGCGGTCGATACGAGAACACCGGTGACGGAGAGGGTTAGCTGA